From Cataglyphis hispanica isolate Lineage 1 chromosome 19, ULB_Chis1_1.0, whole genome shotgun sequence, one genomic window encodes:
- the LOC126856558 gene encoding sodium/hydrogen exchanger 7 isoform X7 — translation MAANGGVRLLLLVVLCIFPTELCNGAATDIELDAKAQLLHRLDSLNLLLYTFLLILTVLTIWMFKHRRLRFLHETGLAVIYGLIIGAIIRYGFTTSSTILHMPVVPDNTSKYNQSVPPDSLWLRFPEDKGGGIVKNKTFAYSFRGEIYKEDNEIDLKATFDPEIFFNIILPPIIFHAGYSLKRRYFFRNLGAILMYALIGTSISAFVIGALMYGFVQLIPHLSTSFTFLDTLYFGALISPTDPLTIISIFNDLHVDVNLYALVFGESVLNDAVAIVLSGSIQNYAERYQSGSGGFETVAFFQAFGDFVGIFSLSLFIGATMGCITALLTKFTRVRDFPLLESALFVLMSYSTFLIAEATDLTGVVAVLFCGICQAHYTYNNLSPDSRQRTKQLFELLNFLAENFIFSYIGVSMFTFPKHHFDPGFIFAGFLCALLGRAANVYPLSFILNLARKPKISLNYQHMLFFAGLRGAMSFALAIRNTVSDARQAMLTTTSLIVILTVILQGGATTQFLSWFNIPVGVDEEIEGLSHNGTRNSGGEVGYDELDVRRERSLYNSIQDGALPGSSGSAKPNEKALLARIWGDFDTKYMKPLLTHSRPTLLETLPVCCSPLARILTTTQQMTQDDVARKADSDSDFCLEDREMERRRTSVQPLGTVMMMTGEVSPGPLLLHTRVALPGQVGRHL, via the exons ATGGCGGCGAATGGCGGCGTACGGTTGCTGCTCCTTGTAGTTCTCTGTATTTTTCCCACGGAATTATGCAATGGCGCGGCGACGGACATCGAGTTGGATGCCAAGGCGCAGCTGTTGCACCGGCTCGACAGCCTCAATCTTCTCCTCTATACTTTTCTACTGATTTTAACCGTTCTAACGATATGGATGTTCAAGCACCGCCGCCTAAGGTTCCTCCATGAAACTGGACTGGCTGTCATCTATG GTTTAATTATTGGAGCGATAATACGCTATGGTTTCACGACAAGTAGTACTATTTTGCACATGCCGGTGGTTCCAGACAACACGAGCAAGTACAATCAGTCTGTACCACCAGATTCGTTATGGCTACGTTTCCCCGAAGACAAAGGCGGCGGTATCGTGAAAAACAAAACGTTTGCATATTCATTTCGTGGTGAAATCTACAAGGAAGATAATGAAATTGACCTGAAG GCGACTTTCGatcctgaaatatttttcaatattatactaCCTCCCATTATTTTCCATGCAGGATATAGCTTGAAGCGG AGATACTTCTTCAGAAATTTGGGTGCAATTCTTATGTATGCTCTGATAGGAACTTCTATATCAGCTTTCGTTATTGG agCTCTGATGTACGGTTTTGTGCAACTGATACCGCATCTTTCTACGTCGTTCACGTTTCTCGACACCCTGTACTTTGGCGCTCTGATATCTCCCACGGATCCCTTGACAATAATATCCATTTTCAATGACTTACACGTGGATGTTAATCTGTACGCTCTAGTCTTTGGTGAAAGTGTGTTGAACGACGCGGTCGCCATTGTACTTAGCGG CTCGATACAGAATTATGCCGAGCGATATCAGTCAGGATCAGGCGGTTTCGAGACAGTGGCATTCTTTCAAGCGTTTGGAGACTTTGTAGGAATATTCAGTCTGTCTCTATTTATCGGTGCTACCATGGGTTGCATTACTGCCTTACTGACAAAGTTTACCAGGGTGCGGGACTTCCCTCTCTTAGAATCGGCGTTATTCGTCTTAATGTCCTATAGCACGTTCTTAATCGCTGAAGCTACCGATCTTAcag gcGTGGTTGCTGTTCTATTCTGTGGAATCTGCCAGGCTCATTATACGTACAACAATCTGAGCCCCGATTCGCGTCAGCGCACGAAACAGCTGTTCGAATTGCTGAATTTCTTAGCCGAAAACTTCATATTCAGTTACATCGGCGTCTCGATGTTCACTTTCCCGAAGCATCATTTCGATCCCGGCTTCATCTTTGCGGGATTT CTATGTGCATTATTAGGTCGTGCGGCTAACGTGTATCCGTTATCTTTCATCCTGAATCTGGCGCGAAAGCCAAAGATATCGTTGAATTATCAACATATGTTATTCTTCGCGGGATTACGCGGCGCCATGAGTTTTGCCCTCGCCATCAGGAACACCGTGTCAGATGCTAGACAGGCTATGCTCACCACGACGAGTTTGATCGTTATACTAACGGTTATTCTGCAAGGTGGTGCAACGACGCAATTTTTAAGTTGGTTTAATATACC AGTTGGAGTTGACGAGGAAATAGAAGGGCTCTCTCACAATGGAACACGTAAT TCTGGCGGCGAGGTTGGCTACGATGAACTGGACGTACGTAGGGAAAGAAGTCTG TATAATTCTATACAGGATGGAGCATTGCCAGGCAGTAGCGGCTCCGCGAAGCCTAACGAAAAAGCGTTACTTGCTAGGATCTGGGGCGATTTCGATACCAAGTACATGAAGCCTTTGTTGACGCACTCCAGGCCTACGTTGCTAGAAACGTTGCCGGTCTGTTGCAGTCCGTTAGCGAGAATCCTCACGACTACGCAACAGATGACGCAG GATGATGTTGCGAGAAAAGCCGATTCGGATTCTGACTTTTGCCTGGAAGATCGCGAAATGGAGCGACGCAGGACCAGTGTTCAGCCG CTGGGGActgtgatgatgatgacgggAGAAGTTAGTCCGGGACCACTACTGCTGCACACACGAGTCGCCCTGCCAGGTCAGGTCGGCAGACACTTGTAA
- the LOC126856558 gene encoding sodium/hydrogen exchanger 7 isoform X5 has protein sequence MAANGGVRLLLLVVLCIFPTELCNGAATDIELDAKAQLLHRLDSLNLLLYTFLLILTVLTIWMFKHRRLRFLHETGLAVIYGLIIGAIIRYGFTTSSTILHMPVVPDNTSKYNQSVPPDSLWLRFPEDKGGGIVKNKTFAYSFRGEIYKEDNEIDLKATFDPEIFFNIILPPIIFHAGYSLKRRYFFRNLGAILMYALIGTSISAFVIGALMYGFVQLIPHLSTSFTFLDTLYFGALISPTDPLTIISIFNDLHVDVNLYALVFGESVLNDAVAIVLSGSIQNYAERYQSGSGGFETVAFFQAFGDFVGIFSLSLFIGATMGCITALLTKFTRVRDFPLLESALFVLMSYSTFLIAEATDLTGVVAVLFCGICQAHYTYNNLSPDSRQRTKQLFELLNFLAENFIFSYIGVSMFTFPKHHFDPGFIFAGFLCALLGRAANVYPLSFILNLARKPKISLNYQHMLFFAGLRGAMSFALAIRNTVSDARQAMLTTTSLIVILTVILQGGATTQFLSWFNIPVGVDEEIEGLSHNGTRNSGGEVGYDELDVRRERSLYNSIQDGALPGSSGSAKPNEKALLARIWGDFDTKYMKPLLTHSRPTLLETLPVCCSPLARILTTTQQMTQVQHPPNDDVARKADSDSDFCLEDREMERRRTSVQPLGTVMMMTGEVSPGPLLLHTRVALPGQVGRHL, from the exons ATGGCGGCGAATGGCGGCGTACGGTTGCTGCTCCTTGTAGTTCTCTGTATTTTTCCCACGGAATTATGCAATGGCGCGGCGACGGACATCGAGTTGGATGCCAAGGCGCAGCTGTTGCACCGGCTCGACAGCCTCAATCTTCTCCTCTATACTTTTCTACTGATTTTAACCGTTCTAACGATATGGATGTTCAAGCACCGCCGCCTAAGGTTCCTCCATGAAACTGGACTGGCTGTCATCTATG GTTTAATTATTGGAGCGATAATACGCTATGGTTTCACGACAAGTAGTACTATTTTGCACATGCCGGTGGTTCCAGACAACACGAGCAAGTACAATCAGTCTGTACCACCAGATTCGTTATGGCTACGTTTCCCCGAAGACAAAGGCGGCGGTATCGTGAAAAACAAAACGTTTGCATATTCATTTCGTGGTGAAATCTACAAGGAAGATAATGAAATTGACCTGAAG GCGACTTTCGatcctgaaatatttttcaatattatactaCCTCCCATTATTTTCCATGCAGGATATAGCTTGAAGCGG AGATACTTCTTCAGAAATTTGGGTGCAATTCTTATGTATGCTCTGATAGGAACTTCTATATCAGCTTTCGTTATTGG agCTCTGATGTACGGTTTTGTGCAACTGATACCGCATCTTTCTACGTCGTTCACGTTTCTCGACACCCTGTACTTTGGCGCTCTGATATCTCCCACGGATCCCTTGACAATAATATCCATTTTCAATGACTTACACGTGGATGTTAATCTGTACGCTCTAGTCTTTGGTGAAAGTGTGTTGAACGACGCGGTCGCCATTGTACTTAGCGG CTCGATACAGAATTATGCCGAGCGATATCAGTCAGGATCAGGCGGTTTCGAGACAGTGGCATTCTTTCAAGCGTTTGGAGACTTTGTAGGAATATTCAGTCTGTCTCTATTTATCGGTGCTACCATGGGTTGCATTACTGCCTTACTGACAAAGTTTACCAGGGTGCGGGACTTCCCTCTCTTAGAATCGGCGTTATTCGTCTTAATGTCCTATAGCACGTTCTTAATCGCTGAAGCTACCGATCTTAcag gcGTGGTTGCTGTTCTATTCTGTGGAATCTGCCAGGCTCATTATACGTACAACAATCTGAGCCCCGATTCGCGTCAGCGCACGAAACAGCTGTTCGAATTGCTGAATTTCTTAGCCGAAAACTTCATATTCAGTTACATCGGCGTCTCGATGTTCACTTTCCCGAAGCATCATTTCGATCCCGGCTTCATCTTTGCGGGATTT CTATGTGCATTATTAGGTCGTGCGGCTAACGTGTATCCGTTATCTTTCATCCTGAATCTGGCGCGAAAGCCAAAGATATCGTTGAATTATCAACATATGTTATTCTTCGCGGGATTACGCGGCGCCATGAGTTTTGCCCTCGCCATCAGGAACACCGTGTCAGATGCTAGACAGGCTATGCTCACCACGACGAGTTTGATCGTTATACTAACGGTTATTCTGCAAGGTGGTGCAACGACGCAATTTTTAAGTTGGTTTAATATACC AGTTGGAGTTGACGAGGAAATAGAAGGGCTCTCTCACAATGGAACACGTAAT TCTGGCGGCGAGGTTGGCTACGATGAACTGGACGTACGTAGGGAAAGAAGTCTG TATAATTCTATACAGGATGGAGCATTGCCAGGCAGTAGCGGCTCCGCGAAGCCTAACGAAAAAGCGTTACTTGCTAGGATCTGGGGCGATTTCGATACCAAGTACATGAAGCCTTTGTTGACGCACTCCAGGCCTACGTTGCTAGAAACGTTGCCGGTCTGTTGCAGTCCGTTAGCGAGAATCCTCACGACTACGCAACAGATGACGCAGGTACAACATCCTCCAAAT GATGATGTTGCGAGAAAAGCCGATTCGGATTCTGACTTTTGCCTGGAAGATCGCGAAATGGAGCGACGCAGGACCAGTGTTCAGCCG CTGGGGActgtgatgatgatgacgggAGAAGTTAGTCCGGGACCACTACTGCTGCACACACGAGTCGCCCTGCCAGGTCAGGTCGGCAGACACTTGTAA
- the LOC126856558 gene encoding sodium/hydrogen exchanger 7 isoform X8, with translation MAANGGVRLLLLVVLCIFPTELCNGAATDIELDAKAQLLHRLDSLNLLLYTFLLILTVLTIWMFKHRRLRFLHETGLAVIYGLIIGAIIRYGFTTSSTILHMPVVPDNTSKYNQSVPPDSLWLRFPEDKGGGIVKNKTFAYSFRGEIYKEDNEIDLKATFDPEIFFNIILPPIIFHAGYSLKRRYFFRNLGAILMYALIGTSISAFVIGALMYGFVQLIPHLSTSFTFLDTLYFGALISPTDPLTIISIFNDLHVDVNLYALVFGESVLNDAVAIVLSGSIQNYAERYQSGSGGFETVAFFQAFGDFVGIFSLSLFIGATMGCITALLTKFTRVRDFPLLESALFVLMSYSTFLIAEATDLTGVVAVLFCGICQAHYTYNNLSPDSRQRTKQLFELLNFLAENFIFSYIGVSMFTFPKHHFDPGFIFAGFLCALLGRAANVYPLSFILNLARKPKISLNYQHMLFFAGLRGAMSFALAIRNTVSDARQAMLTTTSLIVILTVILQGGATTQFLSWFNIPVGVDEEIEGLSHNGTRNYNSIQDGALPGSSGSAKPNEKALLARIWGDFDTKYMKPLLTHSRPTLLETLPVCCSPLARILTTTQQMTQVQHPPNDDVARKADSDSDFCLEDREMERRRTSVQPVSFHQPSLNYTVNPCYQPNNSTTDVSTNPDEPYVILNLHRSWGL, from the exons ATGGCGGCGAATGGCGGCGTACGGTTGCTGCTCCTTGTAGTTCTCTGTATTTTTCCCACGGAATTATGCAATGGCGCGGCGACGGACATCGAGTTGGATGCCAAGGCGCAGCTGTTGCACCGGCTCGACAGCCTCAATCTTCTCCTCTATACTTTTCTACTGATTTTAACCGTTCTAACGATATGGATGTTCAAGCACCGCCGCCTAAGGTTCCTCCATGAAACTGGACTGGCTGTCATCTATG GTTTAATTATTGGAGCGATAATACGCTATGGTTTCACGACAAGTAGTACTATTTTGCACATGCCGGTGGTTCCAGACAACACGAGCAAGTACAATCAGTCTGTACCACCAGATTCGTTATGGCTACGTTTCCCCGAAGACAAAGGCGGCGGTATCGTGAAAAACAAAACGTTTGCATATTCATTTCGTGGTGAAATCTACAAGGAAGATAATGAAATTGACCTGAAG GCGACTTTCGatcctgaaatatttttcaatattatactaCCTCCCATTATTTTCCATGCAGGATATAGCTTGAAGCGG AGATACTTCTTCAGAAATTTGGGTGCAATTCTTATGTATGCTCTGATAGGAACTTCTATATCAGCTTTCGTTATTGG agCTCTGATGTACGGTTTTGTGCAACTGATACCGCATCTTTCTACGTCGTTCACGTTTCTCGACACCCTGTACTTTGGCGCTCTGATATCTCCCACGGATCCCTTGACAATAATATCCATTTTCAATGACTTACACGTGGATGTTAATCTGTACGCTCTAGTCTTTGGTGAAAGTGTGTTGAACGACGCGGTCGCCATTGTACTTAGCGG CTCGATACAGAATTATGCCGAGCGATATCAGTCAGGATCAGGCGGTTTCGAGACAGTGGCATTCTTTCAAGCGTTTGGAGACTTTGTAGGAATATTCAGTCTGTCTCTATTTATCGGTGCTACCATGGGTTGCATTACTGCCTTACTGACAAAGTTTACCAGGGTGCGGGACTTCCCTCTCTTAGAATCGGCGTTATTCGTCTTAATGTCCTATAGCACGTTCTTAATCGCTGAAGCTACCGATCTTAcag gcGTGGTTGCTGTTCTATTCTGTGGAATCTGCCAGGCTCATTATACGTACAACAATCTGAGCCCCGATTCGCGTCAGCGCACGAAACAGCTGTTCGAATTGCTGAATTTCTTAGCCGAAAACTTCATATTCAGTTACATCGGCGTCTCGATGTTCACTTTCCCGAAGCATCATTTCGATCCCGGCTTCATCTTTGCGGGATTT CTATGTGCATTATTAGGTCGTGCGGCTAACGTGTATCCGTTATCTTTCATCCTGAATCTGGCGCGAAAGCCAAAGATATCGTTGAATTATCAACATATGTTATTCTTCGCGGGATTACGCGGCGCCATGAGTTTTGCCCTCGCCATCAGGAACACCGTGTCAGATGCTAGACAGGCTATGCTCACCACGACGAGTTTGATCGTTATACTAACGGTTATTCTGCAAGGTGGTGCAACGACGCAATTTTTAAGTTGGTTTAATATACC AGTTGGAGTTGACGAGGAAATAGAAGGGCTCTCTCACAATGGAACACGTAAT TATAATTCTATACAGGATGGAGCATTGCCAGGCAGTAGCGGCTCCGCGAAGCCTAACGAAAAAGCGTTACTTGCTAGGATCTGGGGCGATTTCGATACCAAGTACATGAAGCCTTTGTTGACGCACTCCAGGCCTACGTTGCTAGAAACGTTGCCGGTCTGTTGCAGTCCGTTAGCGAGAATCCTCACGACTACGCAACAGATGACGCAGGTACAACATCCTCCAAAT GATGATGTTGCGAGAAAAGCCGATTCGGATTCTGACTTTTGCCTGGAAGATCGCGAAATGGAGCGACGCAGGACCAGTGTTCAGCCGGTGAGTTTTCATCAGCCTAGTCTCAATTACACTGTTAACCCGTGCTATCAGCCTAACAACAGCACTACAGACGTCAGCACTAATCCGGATGAGCCCTATGTAATTCTCAATTTACATAGAAG CTGGGGActgtga
- the LOC126856558 gene encoding sodium/hydrogen exchanger 7 isoform X2, whose product MAANGGVRLLLLVVLCIFPTELCNGAATDIELDAKAQLLHRLDSLNLLLYTFLLILTVLTIWMFKHRRLRFLHETGLAVIYGLIIGAIIRYGFTTSSTILHMPVVPDNTSKYNQSVPPDSLWLRFPEDKGGGIVKNKTFAYSFRGEIYKEDNEIDLKATFDPEIFFNIILPPIIFHAGYSLKRRYFFRNLGAILMYALIGTSISAFVIGALMYGFVQLIPHLSTSFTFLDTLYFGALISPTDPLTIISIFNDLHVDVNLYALVFGESVLNDAVAIVLSGSIQNYAERYQSGSGGFETVAFFQAFGDFVGIFSLSLFIGATMGCITALLTKFTRVRDFPLLESALFVLMSYSTFLIAEATDLTGVVAVLFCGICQAHYTYNNLSPDSRQRTKQLFELLNFLAENFIFSYIGVSMFTFPKHHFDPGFIFAGFLCALLGRAANVYPLSFILNLARKPKISLNYQHMLFFAGLRGAMSFALAIRNTVSDARQAMLTTTSLIVILTVILQGGATTQFLSWFNIPVGVDEEIEGLSHNGTRNSGGEVGYDELDVRRERSLDGALPGSSGSAKPNEKALLARIWGDFDTKYMKPLLTHSRPTLLETLPVCCSPLARILTTTQQMTQVQHPPNDDVARKADSDSDFCLEDREMERRRTSVQPVSFHQPSLNYTVNPCYQPNNSTTDVSTNPDEPYVILNLHRSWGL is encoded by the exons ATGGCGGCGAATGGCGGCGTACGGTTGCTGCTCCTTGTAGTTCTCTGTATTTTTCCCACGGAATTATGCAATGGCGCGGCGACGGACATCGAGTTGGATGCCAAGGCGCAGCTGTTGCACCGGCTCGACAGCCTCAATCTTCTCCTCTATACTTTTCTACTGATTTTAACCGTTCTAACGATATGGATGTTCAAGCACCGCCGCCTAAGGTTCCTCCATGAAACTGGACTGGCTGTCATCTATG GTTTAATTATTGGAGCGATAATACGCTATGGTTTCACGACAAGTAGTACTATTTTGCACATGCCGGTGGTTCCAGACAACACGAGCAAGTACAATCAGTCTGTACCACCAGATTCGTTATGGCTACGTTTCCCCGAAGACAAAGGCGGCGGTATCGTGAAAAACAAAACGTTTGCATATTCATTTCGTGGTGAAATCTACAAGGAAGATAATGAAATTGACCTGAAG GCGACTTTCGatcctgaaatatttttcaatattatactaCCTCCCATTATTTTCCATGCAGGATATAGCTTGAAGCGG AGATACTTCTTCAGAAATTTGGGTGCAATTCTTATGTATGCTCTGATAGGAACTTCTATATCAGCTTTCGTTATTGG agCTCTGATGTACGGTTTTGTGCAACTGATACCGCATCTTTCTACGTCGTTCACGTTTCTCGACACCCTGTACTTTGGCGCTCTGATATCTCCCACGGATCCCTTGACAATAATATCCATTTTCAATGACTTACACGTGGATGTTAATCTGTACGCTCTAGTCTTTGGTGAAAGTGTGTTGAACGACGCGGTCGCCATTGTACTTAGCGG CTCGATACAGAATTATGCCGAGCGATATCAGTCAGGATCAGGCGGTTTCGAGACAGTGGCATTCTTTCAAGCGTTTGGAGACTTTGTAGGAATATTCAGTCTGTCTCTATTTATCGGTGCTACCATGGGTTGCATTACTGCCTTACTGACAAAGTTTACCAGGGTGCGGGACTTCCCTCTCTTAGAATCGGCGTTATTCGTCTTAATGTCCTATAGCACGTTCTTAATCGCTGAAGCTACCGATCTTAcag gcGTGGTTGCTGTTCTATTCTGTGGAATCTGCCAGGCTCATTATACGTACAACAATCTGAGCCCCGATTCGCGTCAGCGCACGAAACAGCTGTTCGAATTGCTGAATTTCTTAGCCGAAAACTTCATATTCAGTTACATCGGCGTCTCGATGTTCACTTTCCCGAAGCATCATTTCGATCCCGGCTTCATCTTTGCGGGATTT CTATGTGCATTATTAGGTCGTGCGGCTAACGTGTATCCGTTATCTTTCATCCTGAATCTGGCGCGAAAGCCAAAGATATCGTTGAATTATCAACATATGTTATTCTTCGCGGGATTACGCGGCGCCATGAGTTTTGCCCTCGCCATCAGGAACACCGTGTCAGATGCTAGACAGGCTATGCTCACCACGACGAGTTTGATCGTTATACTAACGGTTATTCTGCAAGGTGGTGCAACGACGCAATTTTTAAGTTGGTTTAATATACC AGTTGGAGTTGACGAGGAAATAGAAGGGCTCTCTCACAATGGAACACGTAAT TCTGGCGGCGAGGTTGGCTACGATGAACTGGACGTACGTAGGGAAAGAAGTCTG GATGGAGCATTGCCAGGCAGTAGCGGCTCCGCGAAGCCTAACGAAAAAGCGTTACTTGCTAGGATCTGGGGCGATTTCGATACCAAGTACATGAAGCCTTTGTTGACGCACTCCAGGCCTACGTTGCTAGAAACGTTGCCGGTCTGTTGCAGTCCGTTAGCGAGAATCCTCACGACTACGCAACAGATGACGCAGGTACAACATCCTCCAAAT GATGATGTTGCGAGAAAAGCCGATTCGGATTCTGACTTTTGCCTGGAAGATCGCGAAATGGAGCGACGCAGGACCAGTGTTCAGCCGGTGAGTTTTCATCAGCCTAGTCTCAATTACACTGTTAACCCGTGCTATCAGCCTAACAACAGCACTACAGACGTCAGCACTAATCCGGATGAGCCCTATGTAATTCTCAATTTACATAGAAG CTGGGGActgtga
- the LOC126856558 gene encoding sodium/hydrogen exchanger 7 isoform X6 — protein MAANGGVRLLLLVVLCIFPTELCNGAATDIELDAKAQLLHRLDSLNLLLYTFLLILTVLTIWMFKHRRLRFLHETGLAVIYGLIIGAIIRYGFTTSSTILHMPVVPDNTSKYNQSVPPDSLWLRFPEDKGGGIVKNKTFAYSFRGEIYKEDNEIDLKATFDPEIFFNIILPPIIFHAGYSLKRRYFFRNLGAILMYALIGTSISAFVIGALMYGFVQLIPHLSTSFTFLDTLYFGALISPTDPLTIISIFNDLHVDVNLYALVFGESVLNDAVAIVLSGSIQNYAERYQSGSGGFETVAFFQAFGDFVGIFSLSLFIGATMGCITALLTKFTRVRDFPLLESALFVLMSYSTFLIAEATDLTGVVAVLFCGICQAHYTYNNLSPDSRQRTKQLFELLNFLAENFIFSYIGVSMFTFPKHHFDPGFIFAGFLCALLGRAANVYPLSFILNLARKPKISLNYQHMLFFAGLRGAMSFALAIRNTVSDARQAMLTTTSLIVILTVILQGGATTQFLSWFNIPVGVDEEIEGLSHNGTRNSGGEVGYDELDVRRERSLYNSIQDGALPGSSGSAKPNEKALLARIWGDFDTKYMKPLLTHSRPTLLETLPVCCSPLARILTTTQQMTQDDVARKADSDSDFCLEDREMERRRTSVQPRERNDDDGDDDDDSDSDDEDLRIIGMEGFIPLRTL, from the exons ATGGCGGCGAATGGCGGCGTACGGTTGCTGCTCCTTGTAGTTCTCTGTATTTTTCCCACGGAATTATGCAATGGCGCGGCGACGGACATCGAGTTGGATGCCAAGGCGCAGCTGTTGCACCGGCTCGACAGCCTCAATCTTCTCCTCTATACTTTTCTACTGATTTTAACCGTTCTAACGATATGGATGTTCAAGCACCGCCGCCTAAGGTTCCTCCATGAAACTGGACTGGCTGTCATCTATG GTTTAATTATTGGAGCGATAATACGCTATGGTTTCACGACAAGTAGTACTATTTTGCACATGCCGGTGGTTCCAGACAACACGAGCAAGTACAATCAGTCTGTACCACCAGATTCGTTATGGCTACGTTTCCCCGAAGACAAAGGCGGCGGTATCGTGAAAAACAAAACGTTTGCATATTCATTTCGTGGTGAAATCTACAAGGAAGATAATGAAATTGACCTGAAG GCGACTTTCGatcctgaaatatttttcaatattatactaCCTCCCATTATTTTCCATGCAGGATATAGCTTGAAGCGG AGATACTTCTTCAGAAATTTGGGTGCAATTCTTATGTATGCTCTGATAGGAACTTCTATATCAGCTTTCGTTATTGG agCTCTGATGTACGGTTTTGTGCAACTGATACCGCATCTTTCTACGTCGTTCACGTTTCTCGACACCCTGTACTTTGGCGCTCTGATATCTCCCACGGATCCCTTGACAATAATATCCATTTTCAATGACTTACACGTGGATGTTAATCTGTACGCTCTAGTCTTTGGTGAAAGTGTGTTGAACGACGCGGTCGCCATTGTACTTAGCGG CTCGATACAGAATTATGCCGAGCGATATCAGTCAGGATCAGGCGGTTTCGAGACAGTGGCATTCTTTCAAGCGTTTGGAGACTTTGTAGGAATATTCAGTCTGTCTCTATTTATCGGTGCTACCATGGGTTGCATTACTGCCTTACTGACAAAGTTTACCAGGGTGCGGGACTTCCCTCTCTTAGAATCGGCGTTATTCGTCTTAATGTCCTATAGCACGTTCTTAATCGCTGAAGCTACCGATCTTAcag gcGTGGTTGCTGTTCTATTCTGTGGAATCTGCCAGGCTCATTATACGTACAACAATCTGAGCCCCGATTCGCGTCAGCGCACGAAACAGCTGTTCGAATTGCTGAATTTCTTAGCCGAAAACTTCATATTCAGTTACATCGGCGTCTCGATGTTCACTTTCCCGAAGCATCATTTCGATCCCGGCTTCATCTTTGCGGGATTT CTATGTGCATTATTAGGTCGTGCGGCTAACGTGTATCCGTTATCTTTCATCCTGAATCTGGCGCGAAAGCCAAAGATATCGTTGAATTATCAACATATGTTATTCTTCGCGGGATTACGCGGCGCCATGAGTTTTGCCCTCGCCATCAGGAACACCGTGTCAGATGCTAGACAGGCTATGCTCACCACGACGAGTTTGATCGTTATACTAACGGTTATTCTGCAAGGTGGTGCAACGACGCAATTTTTAAGTTGGTTTAATATACC AGTTGGAGTTGACGAGGAAATAGAAGGGCTCTCTCACAATGGAACACGTAAT TCTGGCGGCGAGGTTGGCTACGATGAACTGGACGTACGTAGGGAAAGAAGTCTG TATAATTCTATACAGGATGGAGCATTGCCAGGCAGTAGCGGCTCCGCGAAGCCTAACGAAAAAGCGTTACTTGCTAGGATCTGGGGCGATTTCGATACCAAGTACATGAAGCCTTTGTTGACGCACTCCAGGCCTACGTTGCTAGAAACGTTGCCGGTCTGTTGCAGTCCGTTAGCGAGAATCCTCACGACTACGCAACAGATGACGCAG GATGATGTTGCGAGAAAAGCCGATTCGGATTCTGACTTTTGCCTGGAAGATCGCGAAATGGAGCGACGCAGGACCAGTGTTCAGCCG agagagagaaacgacgacgatggtgatgacgatgatgattcCGATTCCGATGACGAAGACCTCAGAATCATCGGAATGGAGGGATTCATCCCGTTACGAACGTTGTAG